A single window of Falco rusticolus isolate bFalRus1 chromosome 6, bFalRus1.pri, whole genome shotgun sequence DNA harbors:
- the TAAR2 gene encoding trace amine-associated receptor 2, with product MLSPNISKDLMDCSEFGNRSCPESFRSAGVRGVMYLFITVAFIFTILGNLVIIASISYFKQLHSPTNFLILSMAITDFLLGFAIMPYSMVRSVENCWYFGMTFCKVHYSFDLMLCLSSIFHLCSIAVDRFYAICHPLHYTSTMTVTAIKQIIAVCWSVPTAFAFGVVFSEDYASGIEGYEMLVKCSSLCPIMFNKLWGAVLFTVGLFAPACIMIGIYVKIFMVSRRHTCKLSQAHRNTKSDKKNELSKNKDRKAAKTLSIVMMGFLICWFPCFFALLIDPFLNFSTPLPLFDALNWLGYLNSFCNPLIYGFFYPWFRRTLKYMLKGKIFSPQFRTIKLSSEDQSP from the coding sequence ATGCTTTCTCCGAATATCTCGAAGGATTTGATGGATTGCTCTGAGTTTGGAAATAGATCCTGTCCTGAGAGCTTTAGGTCAGCAGGAGTACGAGGGGTAATGTATCTATTCATAACAGTAGCCTTCATTTTCACCATCTTGGGGAACCTGGTCATAATAGCTTCCATCTCGTATTTCAAGCAGCTTCATTCTCCGACCAATTTCCTAATCCTATCCATGGCCATCACAGATTTCCTGCTGGGCTTTGCCATTATGCCCTACAGCATGGTGAGGTCTGTGGAGAACTGCTGGTATTTTGGGATGACATTCTGCAAAGTTCATTACAGTTTTGACCTGATGCTCTGCTTATCTTCCATTTTCCATCTTTGTTCCATTGCCGTGGACCGGTTTTATGCAATCTGCCACCCTCTGCATTACACCAGCACCATGACTGTCACAGCCATAAAACAAATCATAGCAGTGTGCTGGTCAGTGCccactgcttttgcttttggtgTGGTTTTCTCAGAAGATTATGCTTCTGGAATTGAGGGCTATGAAATGCTGGTTAAATGCTCGAGCTTGTGCCCTATTATGTTCAACAAACTGTGGGGAGCTGTTCTATTTACAGTTGGTTTATTTGCTCCTGCTTGTATTATGATAGGGATTTATGTAAAAATTTTTATGGTCTCCCGAAGGCACACATGTAAATTGAGCCAAGCACACAGGAACACAAAAAGTGATAAGAAAAATGAGCTTTCTAAGAATAAAGACAGGAAAGCTGCCAAGACTTTGAGTATAGTTATGATGGGTTTCTTAATATGCTGGTTTCCTTGTTTTTTTGCACTCTTAATTgatccatttttaaatttctctaCTCCTTTACCTTTGTTTGATGCTCTAAACTGGCTTGggtatttaaattctttctgcAATCCATTAATATATGGCTTTTTCTATCCGTGGTTTCGGAGAACACTTAAATACAtgttaaaaggcaaaatatttagCCCACAGTTTCGTACAATAAAACTTTCATCTGAAGATCAGTCACCATAG
- the TAAR1 gene encoding trace amine-associated receptor 1, with the protein MQLCCESVNGSCIRSSWSNSIRVSMYIFMVCIILATVVGNLTVIISISHFKQLHTPTNFLILSMATADFLLGLIIMPCSMVRSVEHCWYFGEIFCKIHTSTDIMLSTASIFHLSFISIDRYYAVCDPLRYKSKINTFVILVMIFVSWMVPAAFAFGMIFLDLNLRGAEEIYSHVHCAGGCFVIFNETSGVVASIVSFYIPGFVMLYIYRKIYSIAKRQARSINAISQKKMRFEMKQHISLCRERKAAKTLGIIMGVFLICWSPFFFLTATNPFMNYVIPPILIDALVWFGYLNSTFNPIVYAFFYMWFRRALKIILLGKVFQRDSSRTHLFLE; encoded by the coding sequence ATGCAACTGTGCTGTGAATCTGTAAATGGCTCTTGCATAAGGAGCAGCTGGTCAAACAGCATCCGTGTTTCCATGTATATCTTCATGGTTTGCATCATTCTGGCCACAGTGGTTGGAAATTTGACGGTTATCATCTCAATATCACATTTCAAGCAGCTCCATACACCTACAAATTTCCTGATACTTTCTATGGCTACAGCAGACTTTCTGTTGGGACTCATCATCATGCCTTGCAGCATGGTGCGTTCTGTTGAGCACTGCTGGTATTTTGGAGAGATCTTCTGCAAGATCCACACAAGCACGGACATTATGCTAAGCACAGCTTCCATCTTCCATCTTTCCTTCATATCCATTGACCGTTACTATGCTGTGTGTGATCCTTTGAGATACAAATCAAAGATAAATACTTTTGTTATCCTGGTCATGATATTTGTAAGCTGGATGgtccctgctgcttttgcttttgggaTGATCTTTCTAGACCTAAACTTGCGAGGGGCAGAAGAGATTTATAGCCATGTCCATTGTGCAGGAGGATGCTTTGTCATTTTTAATGAGACTTCAGGTGTTGTGGCCTCTATAGTGTCCTTTTACATCCCTGGATTTGTTATGCTATACATCTACAGGAAAATATACTCTATAGCCAAGAGGCAGGCAAGATCTATTAATGCAATTAGCCAAAAAAAGATGAGATTTGAAATGAAGCAACACATTTCactctgcagagaaaggaaagctgcCAAGACATTAGGCATAATAATGGGAGTATTTCTCATCTGCTGGAGTCCATTCTTCTTCTTGACAGCAACCAACCCATTTATGAATTATGTGATACCTCCTATTCTCATTgatgctttggtttggtttggttatTTGAATTCTACATTTAACCCAAttgtttatgcatttttttacatgtgGTTTCGCAGGGCATTAAAAATCATTCTGCTTGGAAAAGTTTTTCAGCGGGACTCTTCCAGGACTCATTTGTTTTTAGAGTAG
- the VNN1 gene encoding pantetheinase isoform X3, which translates to MLPSQPLLHAAVLALAALQALASDTFIAAVYEHAVILPDVTDEPVSPDEALALMNRNMDVLEGAIKEATQQGAHIIVTPEDGIYGWLFTRETIYPYLEDIPDPAVNWIPCTDPTRFGPAPVQERLSCMARNNSIYVAANIGDKKPCNSSDPGCPSDRRYQYNTDVVFDPEGKLVARYHKYNLFMSETQFNYPKEPEAITFETPFGKFGIFTCFDILFREPAVVLVSELQVDTVLFPTAWMNVLPFLTAVEFHSAWAMGMGVNLLSANTHNTNFAMTGSGLFTPEGPAAYHYDSETEEGRLLLAELSARPRLSPTYPPTINWSSYATSIKKFPEEKDTFLGAVRRDIFTFSELRLKAGNHTVCQGDLCCHLVYQMSNKSKDEVYVLGAFDGLHGSLIKYHWQICTLLKCKSTDRNTCGQPVETAQTKFEMFSLSGTFGTNYVFPEVLYSGVQLAPGEFEVLCDGRLKSKHGTSKPLITVTLFGRLYEKDLPHPLRTSQ; encoded by the exons atgctcccctcccagcctctcctgcaCGCTGCAGTGCTTGCACTCGCAGCCCTTCAGGCCCTTGCCTCCGACACCTTCATTGCAGCCGTCTATGAGCACGCGGTCATCCTGCCAGATGTCACTGATGAGCCTGTTTCTCCCGACGAAGCTTTGGCCCTGATGAACAGAAACATGGATGTCTTGGAAGGAGCCATCAAGGAAGCCACCCAGCAG GGCGCCCACATCATTGTGACTCCTGAAGATGGCATTTACGGCTGGCTTTTCACGAGAGAAACCATCTACCCCTACCTGGAGGATATCCCTGATCCAGCGGTGAACTGGATTCCTTGCACCGACCCCACAAG ATTTGGTCCAGCACCAGTGCAGGAACGCCTCAGCTGCATGGCCAGGAATAACTCCATCTATGTGGCTGCAAACATTGGGGACAAGAAGCCGTGTAACTCCAGTGATCCTGGCTGCCCAAGTGATCGTCGCTATCAGTACAATACTGATGTCGTCTTTGACCCAGAGGGGAAACTAGTGGCTCGTTACCACAAG TATAACCTCTTTATGTCAGAAACTCAG TTTAATTACCCCAAAGAGCCAGAAGCCATCACCTTTGAGACCCCCTTTGGGAAGTTTGGCATTTTCACTTGCTTTGACATCCTTTTCCGTGAGCCTGCCGTGGTCCTGGTGAGTGAGTTGCAGGTGGACACCGTGCTCTTCCCGACAGCTTGGATGAACGTCCTGCCGTTTCTGACTGCGGTTGAGTTTCACTCTGCCTGGGCTATGGGCATGGGTGTCAATTTACTTTCAGCAAATACTCACAACACCAACTTTGCAATGACAG GCAGTGGGCTGTTCACGCCAGAAGGACCGGCCGCCTACCATTACGACAGCGAGACTGAGGAAGGACGTCTCCTGCTAGCAGAACTGAGCGCACGCCCCCGTCTTTCCCCCACCTACCCCCCTACCATCAACTGGAGCTCATATGCCACAAGCATCAAGaaatttccagaagaaaaagacactTTTCTGGGAGCTGTCCGGCGGGATATATTCACTTTCAGTGAACTCAGGCTCAAAGCTGGAAATCACACAGTTTGCCAAGGAGACCTCTGCTGTCATTTGGTCTATCAGATGTCAAACAAGAGCAAAGATGAAGTTTATGTCCTGGGTGCATTTGATGGGCTTCACGGTTCTCTCATAAAATACCATTGGCAG atATGCACGCTGCTCAAGTGCAAGAGCACGGACCGGAACACATGCGGGCAGCCCGTGGAGACGGCTCAGACCAAGTTTGAGATGTTCTCCCTCAGCGGCACGTTTGGCACCAATTACGTCTTTCCAGAAGTCTTGTACAGCGGGGTGCAGCTGGCCCCTGGGGAGTTTGAG GTGCTATGTGACGGACGTTTGAAAAGTAAGCATGGCACATCGAAACCACTCATAACAGTGACCCTTTTTGGAAGGCTTTACGAAAAGGACCTGCCACACCCTCTGCGAACCTCCCAGTAA
- the VNN1 gene encoding pantetheinase isoform X2, whose product MLPSQPLLHAAVLVLAALQALASDTFIAAVYEHAVILPDVTDEPVSPDEALALMNRNMDVLEGAIKEATQQGAHIIVTPEDGIYGWLFTRETIYPYLEDIPDPAVNWIPCTDPTRYGPAPVQERLSCMARNNSIYVAANIGDKKPCNSSDPGCPSDGRYQYNTDVVFDPEGKLVARYHKYNLFRRETQFNYPKEPEAITFETPFGKFGIFTCFDILFREPAVVLVSELQVDTVLFPTAWMNVLPFLTAVEFHSAWAMGMGVNLLSANTHNTNFAMTGSGLFTPEGPAAYHYDSETEEGRLLLAELSARPRLSPTYPPTINWSSYATSIKKFPEEKDTFLGAVRRDIFTFSELRLKAGNHTVCQGDLCCHLVYQMSNKSKDEVYVLGAFDGLHGSLIKYHWQICTLLKCKSTDRNTCGQPVETAQTKFEMFSLSGTFGTNYVFPEVLYSGVQLAPGEFEVLCDGRLKSKHGTSKPLITVTLFGRLYEKDLPHPLRTSQ is encoded by the exons ATGCTCCCGTCCCAGCCTCTCCTGCACGCTGCAGTGCTTGTACTCGCAGCCCTTCAGGCCCTTGCCTCCGACACCTTCATTGCAGCCGTCTATGAGCACGCGGTCATCCTGCCAGATGTCACTGATGAGCCTGTTTCTCCCGACGAAGCTTTGGCCCTGATGAACAGAAACATGGATGTCTTGGAAGGAGCCATCAAGGAAGCCACCCAGCAG GGCGCCCACATCATTGTGACTCCTGAAGATGGCATTTACGGCTGGCTTTTCACGAGAGAAACCATCTACCCCTACCTGGAGGATATCCCTGATCCAGCGGTGAACTGGATTCCTTGCACCGACCCCACAAG ATATGGTCCAGCACCAGTGCAGGAACGCCTCAGCTGCATGGCCAGGAATAACTCCATCTATGTGGCTGCAAACATTGGGGACAAGAAGCCGTGTAACTCCAGTGATCCTGGCTGCCCAAGTGATGGTCGCTATCAGTACAATACTGATGTCGTCTTTGACCCAGAGGGGAAACTAGTGGCTCGTTACCACAAG TACAATCTGTTTAGAAGAGAAACTCAGTTTAATTACCCCAAAGAGCCAGAAGCCATCACCTTTGAGACCCCCTTTGGGAAGTTTGGCATTTTCACTTGCTTTGACATCCTTTTCCGTGAGCCTGCCGTGGTCCTGGTGAGTGAGTTGCAGGTGGACACCGTGCTCTTCCCGACAGCTTGGATGAACGTCCTGCCGTTTCTGACTGCGGTTGAGTTTCACTCTGCCTGGGCTATGGGCATGGGTGTCAATTTACTTTCAGCAAATACTCACAACACCAACTTTGCAATGACAG GCAGTGGGCTGTTCACGCCAGAAGGACCGGCCGCCTACCATTACGACAGCGAGACTGAGGAAGGACGTCTCCTGCTAGCAGAACTGAGCGCACGCCCCCGTCTTTCCCCCACCTACCCCCCTACCATCAACTGGAGCTCATATGCCACAAGCATCAAGaaatttccagaagaaaaagacactTTTCTGGGAGCTGTCCGGCGGGATATATTCACTTTCAGTGAACTCAGGCTCAAAGCTGGAAATCACACAGTTTGCCAAGGAGACCTCTGCTGTCATTTGGTCTATCAGATGTCAAACAAGAGCAAAGATGAAGTTTATGTCCTGGGTGCATTTGATGGGCTTCACGGTTCTCTCATAAAATACCATTGGCAG atATGCACGCTGCTCAAGTGCAAGAGCACGGACCGGAACACATGCGGGCAGCCCGTGGAGACGGCTCAGACCAAGTTTGAGATGTTCTCCCTCAGCGGCACGTTTGGCACCAATTACGTCTTTCCAGAAGTCTTGTACAGCGGGGTGCAGCTGGCCCCTGGGGAGTTTGAG GTGCTATGTGACGGACGTTTGAAAAGTAAGCATGGCACATCGAAACCACTCATAACAGTGACCCTTTTTGGAAGGCTTTACGAAAAGGACCTGCCACACCCTCTGCGAACCTCCCAGTAA
- the VNN1 gene encoding pantetheinase isoform X1 yields MLPSQPLLHAAVLALAALQALASDTFIAAVYEHAVILPDVTDEPVSPDEALALMNRNMDVLEGAIKEATQQGAHIIVTPEDGIYGWLFTRETIYPYLEDIPDPAVNWIPCTDPTRFGPAPVQERLSCMARNNSIYVAANIGDKKPCNSSDPGCPSDRRYQYNTDVVFDPEGKLVARYHKYNLFMSETQFNYPKEPEAITFETPFGKFGIFTCFDILFREPAVVLVSELQVDTVLFPTAWMNVLPFLTAVEFHSAWAMGMGVNLLSANTHNISLAMTGSGIYAPDGARTYYYNMKSGDGHLLIAELDSHPRLSPASSPAVSWSSYALSVKRFSLNDRDFSGLIFHDRFTFTELTKPEGNLTVCQKDLCCHLSYKMAGKREDEVYVLGAFDGLHVVEGQYYLQICTLLKCKSMDRNTCGQPVETAQTKFEMFSLSGTFGTNYVFPEVLYSGVQLAPGEFEVLNDGCLISKTRPTRPVVTVTLFGRWYEKDHLKQDPQPSASP; encoded by the exons atgctcccctcccagcctctcctgcaCGCTGCAGTGCTTGCACTCGCAGCCCTTCAGGCCCTTGCCTCCGACACCTTCATTGCAGCCGTCTATGAGCACGCGGTCATCCTGCCAGATGTCACTGATGAGCCTGTTTCTCCCGACGAAGCTTTGGCCCTGATGAACAGAAACATGGATGTCTTGGAAGGAGCCATCAAGGAAGCCACCCAGCAG GGCGCCCACATCATTGTGACTCCTGAAGATGGCATTTACGGCTGGCTTTTCACGAGAGAAACCATCTACCCCTACCTGGAGGATATCCCTGATCCAGCGGTGAACTGGATTCCTTGCACCGACCCCACAAG ATTTGGTCCAGCACCAGTGCAGGAACGCCTCAGCTGCATGGCCAGGAATAACTCCATCTATGTGGCTGCAAACATTGGGGACAAGAAGCCGTGTAACTCCAGTGATCCTGGCTGCCCAAGTGATCGTCGCTATCAGTACAATACTGATGTCGTCTTTGACCCAGAGGGGAAACTAGTGGCTCGTTACCACAAG TATAACCTCTTTATGTCAGAAACTCAGTTTAATTACCCCAAAGAGCCAGAAGCCATCACCTTTGAGACCCCCTTTGGGAAGTTTGGCATTTTCACTTGCTTCGACATCCTTTTCCGTGAGCCTGCCGTGGTCCTGGTGAGTGAGTTGCAGGTGGACACCGTGCTCTTCCCGACAGCTTGGATGAACGTCCTGCCGTTTCTGACTGCAGTTGAGTTTCACTCTGCCTGGGCTATGGGCATGGGTGTCAATTTACTTTCAGCAAATACTCACAACATCAGCTTGGCAATGACAG GGAGTGGTATTTATGCACCAGACGGAGCCAGAACATACTACTACAATATGAAAAGTGGGGATGGTCACCTCCTTATTGCTGAGCTAGATTCGCACCCTCGCCTTTCTCCTGCCTCCTCACCTGCTGTCAGCTGGAGCTCATATGCTTTGAGCGTCAAAAGATTCTCACTGAACGACCGTGATTTCAGTGGACTCATCTTCCATGACCGGTTCACTTTCACTGAGCTCACTAAGCCTGAGGGGAATCTCACCGTTTGCCAGAAAGACCTCTGCTGTCACTTGAGCTACAAGATGGCGGGGAAACGAGAAGATGAAGTTTATGTGCTGGGTGCTTTTGATGGGCTTCATGTTGTTGAAGGACAATACTATTTGCAG atATGCACGCTGCTCAAGTGCAAGAGCATGGACCGGAACACATGCGGGCAGCCCGTGGAGACGGCTCAGACCAAGTTTGAGATGTTCTCCCTCAGCGGCACGTTTGGCACCAATTACGTCTTTCCAGAAGTCTTGTACAGCGGGGTGCAGCTGGCCCCCGGGGAGTTCGAG GTATTGAATGATGGGTGCTTGATAAGTAAGACAAGACCAACAAGACCAGTTGTCACTGTGACACTTTTTGGACGGTGGTATGAAAAAGATCATCTGAAACAAGACCCACAACCATCAGCTTCCCCATGA